From a region of the Microbacterium sp. nov. GSS16 genome:
- a CDS encoding IclR family transcriptional regulator, which produces MSVIPDSPDARIRRPQVPAADQTLRILQHLARRPAPIAATALARELAIPRSTIYHLLATLEQHGFVVHLPQERRWGLGTSAFELAGGYARQEPLARLGRPILAALADRVGESAHLAVMSGRDVLYIVEERAARRPALVTDVGVRLPAHLTATGRAMLAALPAAQVRALYPDAAAFTDRTGRGPVRPSELREVLRQVRQAGVATEDGEVTPGFRSVAAAVHDHADWPIAAVAVTWEDRQEAPEAAEVLHAAGTLQTRLGYDRR; this is translated from the coding sequence ATGTCTGTGATCCCAGACAGTCCGGATGCCCGCATCCGCCGCCCGCAGGTGCCGGCCGCAGACCAGACGCTGCGCATTCTGCAGCACCTCGCCCGGCGCCCCGCGCCGATCGCGGCGACAGCGCTGGCGCGTGAGCTGGCGATCCCGCGCTCCACGATCTATCACCTCCTTGCCACCCTCGAGCAGCACGGCTTCGTGGTGCACCTCCCGCAGGAGCGCCGCTGGGGGCTGGGCACCAGTGCGTTCGAGCTCGCCGGAGGCTATGCCAGGCAGGAGCCGCTGGCACGGCTCGGCAGGCCGATCCTCGCCGCTCTCGCAGACCGCGTGGGCGAGAGCGCGCATCTGGCGGTGATGAGCGGGCGCGACGTGCTCTACATCGTCGAGGAGCGCGCCGCTCGGCGTCCCGCCCTGGTGACCGACGTCGGGGTGCGGCTGCCTGCGCATCTGACGGCCACCGGCCGCGCGATGCTGGCGGCGCTGCCCGCCGCTCAGGTGCGGGCGCTGTATCCGGATGCCGCGGCATTCACCGATCGGACGGGCCGCGGACCTGTCCGGCCCTCCGAGCTGCGCGAGGTGCTGCGCCAGGTACGGCAAGCAGGAGTGGCCACGGAAGACGGAGAGGTGACCCCGGGTTTCCGATCTGTGGCCGCGGCCGTGCACGACCACGCCGACTGGCCGATCGCGGCGGTAGCCGTGACGTGGGAGGACCGGCAGGAGGCACCTGAGGCCGCCGAGGTGCTGCACGCCGCCGGCACGCTGCAGACCAGGCTCGGCTACGACCGTCGATGA
- a CDS encoding arginase family protein, with product MSMALSHDELWPRAGSWPAAKPGERADAALIGIPTWRTSLSPTGAHATPAAIRDALPRYSAAVMGPPVVDLNQALRIVDAGDVREPDGDDGVQRAVERVHELAGQARLVIALGGDNSLTYPVARGAAADALITLDAHFDLREGVSNGSPVRRLIEDAPVGERIAPARIVQIGIADFANSAAYAHRAAELGIRVITLDEVRAKGIPSVVADALAIAGAGSRIHLDIDVDVADRAVAPGCPASVPGGLAAWELRALVRAIASDAKVVSADIAEVDATADADDARTVRLAALCVLELLAGLAAR from the coding sequence ATGAGCATGGCACTCTCGCACGACGAGCTCTGGCCCCGCGCCGGGTCGTGGCCCGCGGCGAAGCCGGGGGAGAGGGCGGATGCCGCGCTGATCGGCATCCCGACCTGGCGCACCTCGCTGTCGCCGACCGGAGCCCACGCGACGCCCGCGGCGATCCGCGATGCGCTGCCGCGCTACAGCGCGGCGGTGATGGGGCCGCCGGTGGTGGATCTGAATCAGGCCCTGCGAATCGTCGACGCCGGCGACGTGCGCGAGCCCGACGGCGACGATGGCGTGCAGCGCGCCGTCGAACGCGTGCACGAGCTCGCCGGGCAGGCGCGGCTGGTCATCGCGCTCGGCGGTGACAACTCGCTCACGTACCCGGTCGCCAGGGGCGCCGCAGCCGACGCCCTGATCACGCTGGACGCGCACTTCGACCTGCGCGAGGGCGTCTCGAACGGCTCCCCGGTGCGCCGCCTGATCGAGGACGCCCCGGTCGGCGAGCGCATCGCCCCGGCCCGCATCGTGCAGATCGGCATCGCCGACTTCGCGAACTCGGCCGCATACGCGCATCGCGCGGCCGAGCTCGGCATCCGGGTGATCACGCTCGACGAGGTGCGCGCGAAGGGCATCCCCTCGGTGGTGGCCGACGCGCTCGCGATCGCGGGGGCGGGATCGCGCATCCATCTCGACATCGACGTCGACGTCGCCGACCGGGCCGTCGCGCCGGGTTGCCCGGCCAGCGTGCCCGGCGGCCTCGCCGCATGGGAGCTGCGCGCTCTGGTGCGCGCGATCGCCTCGGACGCGAAGGTGGTCAGCGCCGACATCGCCGAGGTCGACGCCACAGCCGATGCCGACGACGCCCGCACCGTGCGGCTCGCCGCGCTGTGCGTGCTCGAACTGCTCGCGGGCCTCGCCGCGCGCTAG
- a CDS encoding GNAT family N-acetyltransferase — translation MRYGPVTLRLVKPRDARVLQRELLENRSWLQPWEATIPGGTAGFDMRATIRRLLQQHRDGAGYPFVMEYEGQVAGQLNIWGVARGSLASATIGYWVSERFAGKGITPTAVAMATDAAFDQLGLHRVEICIRPENRASLRVVQKLGFRYEGLRRRYIHIDGDWRDHHAFALTQEEVPRGVLSRWVNGDVPVAAALPPHDEVQS, via the coding sequence ATGCGCTACGGGCCCGTGACCCTGCGTCTGGTGAAGCCCCGCGATGCGAGGGTGCTGCAGCGCGAACTGCTTGAGAACCGCTCCTGGCTGCAGCCCTGGGAGGCGACGATCCCGGGTGGCACCGCCGGCTTCGACATGCGGGCGACCATCCGCAGGCTGCTGCAGCAGCACCGCGACGGCGCCGGCTACCCGTTCGTGATGGAGTACGAAGGCCAGGTGGCCGGGCAGCTCAACATCTGGGGTGTCGCCCGCGGTTCGCTCGCCTCGGCGACCATCGGGTACTGGGTCAGCGAGCGCTTCGCCGGCAAGGGCATCACCCCGACAGCGGTCGCGATGGCCACGGATGCCGCGTTCGACCAGCTCGGCCTGCACCGGGTGGAGATCTGCATCCGTCCCGAGAACCGGGCGAGTCTGAGAGTCGTGCAGAAGCTCGGCTTCCGCTACGAGGGGCTGCGTCGGCGCTACATCCACATCGACGGGGACTGGCGCGACCACCACGCCTTCGCCCTCACGCAGGAGGAGGTGCCCCGCGGAGTGCTGTCCCGCTGGGTGAACGGCGACGTGCCCGTGGCTGCGGCGCTGCCCCCGCACGACGAGGTGCAGAGCTGA
- the hutI gene encoding imidazolonepropionase translates to MTTTLITDIGELTTNVGASTGSAAQAGTGAQPIGPRNLSKGIMRGAAVLVEDDSISWVGPSSEAPSADAIVDAGGRAVIPGFVDSHSHLVFGGDRAAEFEARMAGQRYAAGGIRSTVADTRDASDGELRARVRGFVDEMLAQGTTTVEIKSGYGLDVETEERLVRLAAEVTDEVTYLGAHVVPAEYADRGDDYVDLVIGEMLDACAPHAKWIDVFCETGAFTVAQSRRVLEAGIARGLRPRMHAGQLGPGDGVRLAVELGAASVDHGTYLTDDDVAALAASDTVLTLLPGVEFSTRQPYPDARRLIDAGVTVAIACDTNPGSSFTSSMPFCIALAVREMGMTPAEAVWAATAGGAAALRRSDVGVITPGARADLVLLDAPTSVHLAYRPGVPLVRQVWKDGVSVWRKG, encoded by the coding sequence GTGACCACCACGCTCATCACCGACATCGGGGAGCTCACGACAAATGTCGGCGCTTCGACAGGCTCAGCGGCCCAGGCAGGCACCGGGGCGCAGCCGATCGGGCCTAGGAACCTGTCGAAGGGGATCATGCGCGGCGCGGCCGTCCTCGTCGAGGACGACTCGATCTCGTGGGTCGGCCCCTCGTCCGAGGCGCCGTCAGCCGACGCGATCGTCGACGCCGGCGGCCGCGCCGTCATCCCCGGCTTCGTCGACAGCCACAGCCATCTCGTGTTCGGCGGCGATCGGGCGGCCGAGTTCGAGGCGCGCATGGCGGGGCAGAGGTACGCCGCAGGCGGCATCCGCTCCACGGTCGCCGATACCCGCGACGCGAGCGACGGCGAGCTGCGGGCGCGAGTTCGCGGGTTCGTCGACGAGATGCTGGCCCAGGGCACCACGACCGTCGAGATAAAGAGCGGTTACGGTCTGGACGTCGAGACCGAGGAGCGTCTGGTGCGTCTCGCCGCCGAGGTCACCGACGAGGTCACGTACCTCGGCGCGCACGTCGTGCCGGCCGAGTACGCCGACCGTGGCGACGACTACGTCGACCTGGTGATCGGCGAGATGCTGGATGCCTGCGCCCCGCACGCGAAGTGGATCGACGTGTTCTGCGAGACGGGCGCGTTCACCGTCGCGCAGTCGCGGCGGGTGCTCGAGGCGGGCATCGCCCGCGGGCTGAGGCCGCGGATGCACGCCGGCCAGCTCGGCCCCGGCGACGGTGTGCGGCTGGCGGTCGAGCTCGGAGCGGCGTCCGTGGACCACGGCACGTACCTGACCGACGACGACGTCGCCGCCCTCGCCGCATCCGACACCGTGCTCACCCTGCTGCCGGGAGTGGAGTTCTCGACCCGGCAGCCGTACCCCGACGCTCGTCGCCTGATCGATGCGGGTGTCACGGTCGCCATCGCCTGCGACACGAATCCCGGCTCGAGCTTCACCTCGTCGATGCCCTTCTGCATCGCGCTCGCCGTGCGCGAGATGGGGATGACGCCGGCCGAAGCAGTCTGGGCGGCGACCGCCGGGGGAGCGGCCGCGCTGCGGCGCTCGGACGTCGGCGTGATCACTCCCGGCGCACGGGCCGATCTCGTGCTGCTGGACGCACCGACCAGCGTGCACCTCGCGTACCGACCGGGGGTGCCGCTCGTGCGGCAGGTGTGGAAGGACGGCGTGTCCGTCTGGCGGAAGGGATGA
- the hutH gene encoding histidine ammonia-lyase produces the protein MQHSSPAVVGAAPLSPADVVAVARHLAPVAIAESARARVAAARAVVDGMAADPEPHYGVSTGFGALATTFIAPERRRQLQVSLIRSHAAGTGAEVETEVVRALQLLRLQTLASGHTGVRPVVVDTYAAMLNARITPVVREYGSLGCSGDLAPLAHVALASMGEGDVRDAEGTLMPAADALAAAGIDPLVLVEKEGLALINGTDGMLGMLLLALDDLETLVTTADLAAAMSIESQLGTDAVFAADLMALRPQAGQGASAANLRAFLGESPMVHSHKGPEDGRVQDAYSLRCSPQVHGAARDTMAHAAVIAGRELASVVDNPVVTADGRIESNGNFHGAPIAAVLDFLAISVADVASVSERRTDRALDPARSHGLPPFLAHEVGVDSGLMIAQYAAAGIVSELKRLAVPSSVDSIPSSAMQEDHVSMGWSGARKLRRAIDGLTRVLAIEILTGARALDLRAPLQAGPATGAVRDLIRTVAAGPGPDHFLSPDMEAVTELVRSGAVLRTAKEHANV, from the coding sequence ATGCAGCATTCCTCTCCCGCGGTCGTCGGCGCGGCGCCCCTGTCTCCCGCCGATGTCGTGGCCGTCGCCCGTCACCTCGCCCCCGTCGCGATCGCCGAGTCTGCGCGGGCCCGCGTCGCCGCAGCCCGCGCCGTCGTCGACGGCATGGCTGCAGACCCCGAGCCGCACTACGGCGTCTCGACCGGCTTCGGCGCTCTCGCCACGACCTTCATCGCTCCTGAGCGCCGCCGGCAGCTCCAGGTCAGCCTGATCCGCTCGCATGCCGCCGGCACCGGGGCGGAGGTCGAGACCGAGGTCGTGCGCGCGCTTCAGCTGCTGCGGCTGCAGACCCTGGCATCCGGTCACACGGGTGTGCGACCCGTCGTCGTCGACACGTACGCGGCCATGCTCAACGCACGCATCACGCCCGTCGTGCGCGAGTACGGATCCCTCGGCTGCTCAGGCGACCTCGCCCCGCTCGCCCACGTGGCACTGGCATCGATGGGGGAAGGCGACGTCCGCGACGCCGAAGGTACGCTCATGCCCGCCGCCGACGCTCTCGCGGCCGCCGGAATCGATCCGCTCGTGCTCGTCGAGAAGGAGGGGCTCGCGCTGATCAACGGCACCGACGGGATGCTCGGGATGCTGCTGCTCGCGCTCGACGACCTCGAGACCCTCGTCACGACCGCCGACCTCGCGGCCGCGATGTCGATCGAGTCGCAGCTGGGCACAGACGCCGTGTTCGCCGCCGACCTGATGGCGCTGCGCCCGCAGGCGGGTCAGGGCGCCTCTGCGGCGAATCTGCGGGCGTTCCTCGGCGAGTCGCCCATGGTGCACAGCCACAAGGGTCCGGAGGACGGGCGCGTGCAGGACGCGTATTCGCTGCGCTGCTCGCCGCAGGTACACGGTGCTGCGCGCGACACGATGGCGCACGCCGCCGTCATCGCGGGACGCGAGCTGGCATCCGTGGTCGACAACCCGGTCGTGACCGCCGACGGGCGCATCGAATCCAACGGCAACTTCCACGGGGCGCCCATCGCCGCGGTGCTCGACTTCCTCGCGATCTCTGTCGCGGACGTGGCATCCGTCTCCGAGCGGCGCACCGATCGCGCGCTCGATCCCGCGCGCAGTCACGGCCTCCCTCCCTTCCTCGCACACGAGGTGGGCGTCGACTCCGGCCTGATGATCGCGCAGTACGCCGCCGCCGGGATCGTCTCCGAGCTCAAGCGCCTGGCCGTGCCGTCATCGGTCGACTCGATCCCCTCGTCCGCCATGCAGGAGGACCATGTGTCGATGGGCTGGTCGGGGGCGCGCAAGCTGCGTCGCGCCATCGACGGCCTCACGAGAGTGCTCGCGATCGAGATCCTCACCGGAGCCCGCGCGCTCGACCTGCGCGCGCCGCTTCAGGCCGGGCCCGCGACGGGCGCCGTCCGGGACCTGATCCGCACCGTGGCCGCCGGCCCCGGACCCGACCACTTCCTCTCACCCGACATGGAGGCCGTGACCGAGCTCGTCCGCTCGGGCGCGGTACTGCGCACCGCGAAGGAGCACGCGAATGTCTGA
- the hutU gene encoding urocanate hydratase, with product MSDLTPHATMHDPARTVRAARGDQRTAKSWGAEAAKRMLMNNLDPEVAEHPEDLVVYGGTGRAARSWEAYDAIVRTLDELEPDETLLVQSGKPVGVFRTHEWAPRVLIANSNLVGDWATWPEFRRLESLGLMMYGQMTAGSWIYIGTQGILQGTYETFAAVARSLGRDSLKGTLTLTGGAGGMGGAQPLAVTLNEGVVLIVDVDESRLSRRVDHGYLDEYTTDLDAAVARVVAAKQAGEALSVGVVGNAAEVFPELKRRQDAGELAIDVVTDQTSAHDPLAYLPIGVPIEDWKAEAARDPEAFTRRSRESMAAHVAAMVAFQDAGAAVFDYGNSIRAEAQLGGFDRAFDFPGFVPAYIRPQFEEGRGPFRWAALSGDPEDIYKTDRAIAELFPEDRALHRWLDKAGDTVHFEGLPARICWLGYKERHLAGLKFNEMVASGELSAPIVIGRDHLDSGSVASPYRETEAMKDGSDAIADWPLLNALLNTASGASWVSLHHGGGVGIGRSIHAGQVCVADGSELAAQKLERVLTNDPGTGVMRHVDAGYEHARDIARERGLKVPML from the coding sequence ATGTCTGACCTCACTCCGCATGCCACGATGCACGATCCCGCGCGTACCGTCCGCGCCGCTCGGGGTGATCAGCGCACGGCCAAGAGCTGGGGCGCGGAGGCCGCCAAGCGGATGCTGATGAACAACCTCGATCCCGAGGTCGCCGAGCACCCCGAAGACCTCGTCGTCTACGGCGGCACGGGGCGAGCAGCGCGCAGCTGGGAGGCGTACGACGCGATCGTGCGCACCCTCGACGAGCTCGAGCCCGACGAGACCCTGCTCGTGCAGTCCGGAAAGCCCGTCGGCGTGTTCCGCACGCATGAGTGGGCACCGCGCGTGCTCATCGCCAACTCCAACCTCGTCGGCGACTGGGCGACCTGGCCCGAGTTCCGCCGGCTCGAGTCGCTCGGCCTGATGATGTACGGCCAGATGACCGCTGGGTCGTGGATCTACATCGGCACCCAGGGCATCCTGCAGGGTACCTACGAGACCTTCGCCGCGGTGGCCCGCTCGCTGGGCAGGGACTCGCTCAAGGGCACTCTCACCCTCACCGGCGGCGCCGGCGGCATGGGCGGCGCCCAGCCGCTCGCGGTCACCCTCAACGAAGGCGTCGTGCTGATCGTCGACGTCGACGAGTCGCGCCTGTCGCGCCGCGTCGATCACGGCTACCTCGACGAGTACACCACCGATCTCGATGCCGCGGTCGCCCGGGTCGTCGCGGCGAAGCAGGCCGGCGAGGCGCTGTCGGTGGGCGTCGTCGGCAACGCGGCCGAGGTGTTCCCCGAGCTGAAGCGCCGTCAGGATGCCGGTGAGCTGGCGATCGACGTCGTCACCGACCAGACCAGCGCCCACGACCCGCTCGCCTACCTGCCGATCGGTGTCCCGATCGAGGACTGGAAAGCCGAGGCGGCGCGCGACCCCGAGGCGTTCACCCGGCGCTCACGCGAGTCGATGGCCGCGCACGTCGCCGCCATGGTCGCATTCCAGGACGCGGGGGCGGCCGTCTTCGACTACGGCAACTCGATCCGCGCTGAGGCGCAGCTGGGCGGGTTCGACCGCGCGTTCGACTTTCCCGGCTTCGTGCCGGCGTACATCCGCCCGCAGTTCGAAGAGGGCCGGGGGCCCTTCCGCTGGGCCGCTCTGTCGGGCGATCCCGAAGACATCTACAAGACCGACCGCGCGATCGCCGAGCTGTTCCCCGAAGACAGGGCCCTGCACCGCTGGCTCGACAAGGCGGGCGATACGGTGCACTTCGAAGGCCTCCCTGCGCGCATCTGCTGGCTCGGCTACAAGGAGCGCCACCTCGCCGGACTGAAGTTCAACGAGATGGTCGCGTCGGGCGAGCTCTCGGCGCCGATCGTGATCGGGCGCGACCACCTCGACTCGGGCTCGGTCGCATCGCCCTACCGGGAGACCGAGGCCATGAAGGACGGCTCCGACGCGATTGCCGACTGGCCACTGCTCAATGCGCTGCTGAACACGGCATCCGGCGCCAGCTGGGTGTCGCTGCACCACGGGGGCGGCGTCGGCATCGGGCGCTCGATCCACGCCGGCCAGGTATGCGTCGCCGACGGCTCGGAGCTCGCCGCGCAGAAGCTCGAGCGGGTGCTGACCAACGATCCCGGCACCGGTGTCATGCGCCATGTCGACGCCGGCTACGAGCACGCGCGAGACATCGCCCGGGAACGCGGACTCAAGGTGCCGATGCTGTGA
- the galU gene encoding UTP--glucose-1-phosphate uridylyltransferase GalU translates to MKAVIPAAGLGTRFLPATKAMPKEMLPVVDKPAIQYVVEEAVAAGIHDILVIIGRNKNAISDHFDSVPELEVRLQEKGDHGRLERVMKSSDLADIHFVRQGEPKGLGHAVLRARTHIGDSSFAVLLGDDLIDERDSLLTQMIATHERTGAAVIALMEVDPAQIHLYGAADAAPTESDGVVRVDALVEKPSAEDAPSNLAVIGRYVLPPAIFDILERTEPGKGGEIQLTDALQELAADADGPGVVGVVFGGRRYDTGDRADYIKAIVQLAADRDDLGEELRPWLKQFAAGL, encoded by the coding sequence ATGAAGGCGGTGATTCCCGCCGCGGGCCTGGGAACCCGGTTCCTGCCGGCTACCAAGGCGATGCCCAAGGAGATGCTCCCGGTCGTCGACAAGCCGGCCATTCAGTACGTGGTGGAGGAGGCGGTCGCCGCCGGCATCCACGACATCCTCGTGATCATCGGCCGCAACAAGAACGCGATCTCCGACCACTTCGACTCGGTGCCCGAACTGGAGGTCCGCCTGCAGGAGAAGGGCGACCACGGCCGCCTCGAGCGGGTGATGAAGTCGAGCGATCTGGCAGACATCCATTTCGTGCGCCAGGGCGAGCCGAAGGGGCTCGGGCACGCGGTGCTGCGTGCGCGGACCCACATCGGCGACAGCTCGTTCGCCGTGCTGCTGGGCGACGATCTGATCGACGAGCGCGACTCGCTGCTGACGCAGATGATCGCGACTCATGAGCGCACCGGTGCAGCGGTCATCGCGCTGATGGAGGTCGACCCCGCCCAGATTCATCTGTACGGCGCGGCCGACGCCGCCCCGACGGAGAGCGACGGGGTCGTGCGGGTGGATGCCCTCGTCGAGAAGCCCTCTGCCGAGGACGCACCCTCGAACCTTGCGGTGATCGGTCGATACGTGCTGCCGCCGGCCATCTTCGACATCCTCGAGCGCACCGAGCCGGGCAAGGGCGGCGAGATCCAGCTGACCGATGCGCTGCAGGAGCTGGCCGCCGATGCGGACGGCCCCGGTGTCGTCGGTGTCGTCTTCGGCGGACGCCGCTACGACACGGGCGATCGCGCCGACTACATCAAGGCGATCGTGCAGCTCGCCGCGGATCGTGACGACCTCGGCGAGGAGCTGCGGCCGTGGCTCAAGCAGTTCGCGGCCGGTCTCTGA